A part of Molothrus aeneus isolate 106 unplaced genomic scaffold, BPBGC_Maene_1.0 scaffold_30, whole genome shotgun sequence genomic DNA contains:
- the UXT gene encoding protein UXT isoform X1: MAAAAEKAQRYEAFVSDVLQRDLRRVQEQREAVFEQQAQVLQLRSALSRLQDAAAPLHTQVDLGCNFFVSAEVPDPRRVFVALGFGFFAELTLPEALRHLERRSSLLQRLSDSLTRDGAKIRAHIRLVLEGLRELQGLQEPPVTSDP; this comes from the exons atggcggcggcggcggagaaGGCGCAGCGCTACGAAGCGTTCGTCAGCGACGTCCTGCAGCGAGACCTGAG GCGGGTGCAGGAGCAGCGCGAGGCCGTGTTCGAGCAGCAGGCGCAGGTGCTGCAGCTCCGCTCCGCCCTCAGCCGCCTGCAG gacgcCGCCGCCCCCCTGCACACCCAGGTGGATCTTGGCTGCAATTTCTTCGTCAGTGCTGAAGT cccggACCCCCGGCGCGTGTTCGTGGCTCTGGGTTTCGGGTTCTTCGCGGAGCTGACGCTGCCCGAGGCCCTGAGGCACCTGGAGCGCCGCAGTTCCCTCCTGCAGAG GCTCAGCGATTCCCTGACGCGCGACGGGGCCAAGATCCGCGCCCACATCCGGCTGGTGCTGGAG GGCCTGcgggagctgcaggggctgcaggagccccccgTGACCTCTGACCCCTGA
- the UXT gene encoding protein UXT isoform X2 — MAAAAEKAQRYEAFVSDVLQRDLRRVQEQREAVFEQQAQVLQLRSALSRLQDAAAPLHTQVDLGCNFFVSAEVPDPRRVFVALGFGFFAELTLPEALRHLERRSSLLQRACGSCRGCRSPP, encoded by the exons atggcggcggcggcggagaaGGCGCAGCGCTACGAAGCGTTCGTCAGCGACGTCCTGCAGCGAGACCTGAG GCGGGTGCAGGAGCAGCGCGAGGCCGTGTTCGAGCAGCAGGCGCAGGTGCTGCAGCTCCGCTCCGCCCTCAGCCGCCTGCAG gacgcCGCCGCCCCCCTGCACACCCAGGTGGATCTTGGCTGCAATTTCTTCGTCAGTGCTGAAGT cccggACCCCCGGCGCGTGTTCGTGGCTCTGGGTTTCGGGTTCTTCGCGGAGCTGACGCTGCCCGAGGCCCTGAGGCACCTGGAGCGCCGCAGTTCCCTCCTGCAGAG GGCCTGcgggagctgcaggggctgcaggagccccccgTGA
- the SYN1 gene encoding synapsin-1 produces the protein MTSRTPPFQAPPLSAEPGDPPNPPQDPPPGMEFLRRRLSDGNFLAGGGGMGGDPPPAGGGAGRPPRTPPPTAPLLLVIAPPGTDWVKPFKGKSVHGDVELRVEQAQFSELSLAASTHGALSVSIDPARGGSRKVRPDFVLVREEPEGGAGGAPRRLLVGLHLGGVPGSDPIPALYGFSHQPCLFAQLARLQRELGHEAFPLVPQRFCNRPRGLLTAPTFPMTVTLSPAPAGVGQVRVGSPQLLGAVAAAMGGARAGALLRGGPVGTERLRVQRIGDQYRALRWSLGGGDTAGEGPQVEPVALSPRHRAWVDACAGLFGGVDICGVEALRGPDGQEQIVQVLGSWLPLLGPGAAEDQARIVELVLERMREELPRPRSPSPARPRPQVSATSGTPRPGTPPQQRPQPQGAPPPSGPAQPRPQPQGQPRPQMGGASPRPTQPGPAQPRGPAQPRPLAAQPRPQTPTAMPQPRPTSPQPRPQTPPSPAQPRPQTPPSSPQPHPQAPPTSQPRPPLAASAPQPRPPSPQPRPQAPPTSPQPPPQISPTSQPRPQAPPTSQPRPQAPPTSQPRPQGPAVSPQPRPQAPPTSQPRPQASPTSSPQPRPQGPATSPQPRPQAPPTSPQPRLQRSPSVPQPRPQAPPSSTTPRPPGPQAPPTTRQPRPQAPPIAPKPALAPKPGTAPPPSAL, from the exons ATGACGTCACGGACCCCACCCTTCCAGGCCCCGCCCCTTTCTGCAGAACCAGGG gaccccccaaatcccccccaggacccccccccagGGATGGAGTTCCTGCGGCGCCGCCTCTCGGACGGGAATTTcctggcgggggggggggggatgggCGGAGACCCCCCCCCagctgggggaggggcggggagACCCCCCCGGACCCCTCCCCCCACGGCGCCGCTGCTGCTCGTGATCGCCCCCCCCGGCACGGACTG GGTGAAACCCTTCAAGGGCAAATCCGTGCACGGGGACGTGGAGCTGAGGGTGGAGCAG GCCCAGTTCTCGGAGCTCTCCTTGGCCGCCTCCACCCACGGCGCCCTCAGCGTCAGCATCGACCCCGCCCGCGGCGGCTCCAG GAAGGTGCGCCCCGATTTTGTGCTGGTGCGGGAGGAGCCCgaggggggcgcggggggcgccCCCAGGCGGCTCCTGGTGGGATTGCAcctggggggggtcccgggcaGCGACCCCATCCCCGCCCTGTACGGGTtcagccaccagccctgcctg tttgcccagttggCTCGGCTGCAGCGGGAACTGGGCCATGAGGCCTTTCCACTGGTGCCCCAGCGCTTCTGCAACCGGCCCCGGGGACTG CTGACCGCCCCCACCTTCCCCATGACGGTGACGCTCAGCCCCGCCCCTGCCGGGGTGGGACAG gtgcgCGTGGGCTCCCCGCAGCTCCTGGGGGCCGTGGCCGCTGCCATGGGCGGGGCCCGGGCGGGGGCGCTGCTGCGGGGGGGCCCCGTGGGAACCGAGCGGCTGCGGGTGCAGAGGATCGGGGACCAGTACAGAGCCCTGCG GTGGTCCCTGGGGggcggggacacggcgggggAGGGGCCGCAGGTGGAGCCGGTCGCTCTCAGCCCCAG GCACCGGGCGTGGGTTGACGCCTGTGCCGGCCTCTTCGGGGGCGTCGACATCTGCGGGGTGGAGGCGCTGAGGGGCCCCGACGGGCAGGAGCAGATCGTGCAG GTCCTGGGCTCGTGGCTGCCTCTGCTGGGCCCGGGTGCGGCCGAGGACCAGGCCCGGATCGTGGAGTTGGTGCTGGAGCGGAtgagggaggagctgccccGCCCCCGCAGCCCCTCCCCCGCCCGGCCACGCCCACAG GTGTCAGCGACGTCGGGGACCCCCCGgccggggacccccccccagcagagaccccagccccagg GTGCTCCGCCTCCGtctggccctgcccagccccgcccCCAGCCGCAGGGGCAGCCCCGCCCACAAATGGGTGGAGCTTCACCACGCCCTACCCAACCAGGCCCCGCCCAACCTCGAGgccccgcccagccccgccCACTCGCTGCACAACCCCGCCCCCAAACCCCAACGGCGATGCCCCAGCCCCGCCCCACCTCCCCGCAGCCACGCCCACAAACCCCGCCAAGTCCAGCTCAGCCACGCCCACAAACCCCGCCCAGCTCGCCGCAGCCGCACCCACAAGCTCCGCCCACTTCGCAGCCCCgcccacccctggctgcctctgcccctCAGCCACGCCCAcccagcccgcagccccgcccACAAGCCCCGCCCACATCCCCGCAGCCACCTCCCCAAATCTctcccacatcccagccccGCCCTCAAGCCCCGCCCACCTCACAGCCCCGCCCTCAAGCCCCGCCTACTTCTCAACCCCGCCCACAAGGCCCAGCCGTGTCCCCCCAGCCAAGGCCACAAGCCCCGCCCACTTCACAGCCCCGCCCACAAGCCTCACCCACTTCCTCTCCTCAGCCCCGCCCCCAAGGTCCGGCTACGTCACCGCAGCCCCGCCCCCAAGCCCCACCCAcctccccgcagccccgcctCCAACGCTCCCCCTCCgtgccccagccccgcccccAAGCTCCGCCTTCCTCCACCACACCCCGCCCCCCTGGCCCGCAGGCCCCGCCCACCACGCGCCAGCCCCGCCCCCAGGCCCCGCCCATCGCCCCCAAACCGGCGCTGGCCCCCAAACCGGGCACCGCCCCTCCCCCCAG CGCGCTGTAA
- the CFP gene encoding properdin, translating to MAAPGLLLALGLLLIGTAAHGAATPVWCFSRLEEDGEGGACTEPLGEELLPLADCCLNPAYGYRLRPHGHCRSCRPGAWGPWEPWSSCSVTCDEGTQRRGRSRGHGGGHAGNSTEWQLRACDMGCCPDVGIWGPWSPWGPCSVTCGGGGAQRRHRSCSSPAPQCGATCGPGDSEDTRECEGTMKICPVAGAWGPWGPWGPCSGSCRGSGPGPGRSRRRRCDSPEPSREPPGAPCPGSGTDSEPCPGLPPCPVHGAWGAWSPATPCPVTCGLGGVVQRRSCDAPSPKYGGRDCEGPQSRRGLCGPRDPCPALVLWGPWGPWSPCQRPWGDISCSAAVGQQKRTRDCEGHSPGGAACPTDQGGSIELRACYSVQNCPLRGNWSDWSPWGLCTPPCGANPTRSRSRECRPSLPQYPLSVPRVGSPGQVPVSFWGVPRSLCAPLEGQRRRLEETKPCRNVRPCPHPEEEDDSR from the exons AtggcggccccggggctgctcctggcgctggggctgctcctgatCGGGACAGCGGCGCACGGGG cGGCCACGCCCGTCTGGTGCTTCAGCCGAttggaggaggatggagagggcGGGGCCTGCACAGAGCCGCtgggggaggagctgctgccattgGCCGATTGCTGCCTGAACCCCGCCTACGGCTACAGGCTCCGCCCACACGGCCACTGCCGCAGCTGCCG ccccggtGCCTGGGGGCCGTgggagccctggagcagctgctcggTGACGTGTGAcgaggggacacagaggaggGGACGGAGCCGCGGCCACGGCGGGGGACACGCGGGGAACAGCACGGAGTGGCAGCTGAGGGCCTGCGACATGGGCTGCTGCCCcg acGTGGGCATTTGGGGCCCCTGGTCCCCCTGGGGTCCCTGCTCTGTCACCtgcggggggggcggggcccAGCGGCGCCAccgcagctgctccagccccgccCCCCAGTGCGGGGCCACCTGCGGGCCCGGCGACAGCGAGGACACGAGAGAGTGCGAGGGGACAATGAAGATCTGCCCCG tCGCCGGCGCCTGGGGCCCGTGGGGGCCCTGGGGTCCCTGCTCGGGCTCGTGCCGGGGctcggggccgggcccggggcggagccgccgccgccgctgcgaTTCCCCGGAGCCGTCGCGGGAGCCGCCCGGAGCGCCCTGCCCCGGCAGCGGCACCGACAGcgagccctgcccggggctgccgcCCTGCCCCG TGCACGGCGCGTGGGGGGCGTGGTCTCCGGCCACGCCCTGCCCGGTCACGTGCGGCCTGGGCGGGGTCGTTCAGCGCCGCTCCTGCgacgccccctccccaaaatacGGCGGGAGGGACTGCGAGGGACCCCAGAGCCGGCGGGGGCTCTGCGGACCCCGAgacccctgcccag ccctggtgctctggggtccctggggtccCTGGAGCCCCTGCCAGCGGCCCTGGGGTGACATCAGCTGCAGCGCGGCCGTGGGGCAGCAGAAACGGACGCGGGACTGCGAGGGGCACAGCCCGGGGGGCGCCGCCTGCCCCACGGACCAGGGCGGATCCATCGAGCTGCGCGCCTGCTACAGCGTCCAGAACTGCCCCT TGCGTGGGAATTGGTCAGACTGGAGCCCCTGGGGGCTCTGCACCCCCCCCTGCGGGGCCAACCCCACCCGCAGCCGCAGCCGCGAGTGCCGGCCCAGCCTGCCCCAGTACCC GCTCTCGGTGCCCCGCGTGGGCTCCCCGGGGCAGGTCCCGGTCTCGTTCTGGGGCGTTCCCCGCTCCCTGTGCGCCCCCCTCGAGGGGCAGCGGCGCCGCCTGGAGGAGACGAAGCCGTGCAGGAACGTGCGGCCCTGCCCCCACCCCGAGG aGGAAGACGACTCTCGGTGA